From the genome of Acidisarcina sp., one region includes:
- the ccsA gene encoding cytochrome c biogenesis protein CcsA, with translation MFLIWLRVATALYGLASLAALPAVLYGRPRWNKVCLGAAIGGFFFHFVSLMEMMNAAHHWVPTGMHEVQSMLALLIMLAFLLIALLYRTVTFGMFALPLVFLLVLIPAIGPDKYTFTSPLIRNGWVFVHIAAVLAAYAGLIFSLVASLLYLLQERRIKSKRKQKAEFLPWLPPLETIDQIAHRTLLVGFHAMTIGLLAGSLIAQASMGSAYFRDPKVLLSFGMWLLFVVLLFIRRSKGLRGRRAVYLSSLVFLVMLSVWAANQVSSFHRFTTP, from the coding sequence ATGTTCCTCATCTGGCTCAGGGTCGCTACCGCATTGTATGGACTGGCAAGTCTGGCTGCCCTGCCAGCTGTGCTCTATGGACGGCCCAGGTGGAACAAGGTCTGTCTGGGGGCGGCCATTGGAGGATTTTTCTTCCACTTCGTCTCCCTGATGGAAATGATGAACGCCGCCCACCACTGGGTTCCGACGGGGATGCATGAAGTTCAGTCGATGCTGGCTTTGCTGATTATGCTGGCTTTTCTTCTGATCGCTCTGCTCTATCGCACGGTTACCTTCGGTATGTTCGCCCTGCCGCTGGTGTTTCTGCTGGTGCTGATTCCCGCCATTGGGCCGGACAAATACACCTTCACGTCGCCCCTGATCCGTAACGGGTGGGTCTTCGTACACATTGCCGCGGTTCTTGCCGCCTATGCCGGGCTGATCTTCAGCCTGGTGGCCAGCTTGCTGTATCTGTTGCAGGAGCGTCGCATCAAGAGCAAGAGAAAGCAAAAGGCAGAGTTTCTGCCTTGGCTGCCACCCCTCGAAACTATTGACCAGATTGCCCACCGCACACTGCTGGTCGGATTCCACGCTATGACCATAGGATTACTGGCCGGGTCGCTGATTGCACAAGCCAGCATGGGATCGGCCTATTTCCGCGACCCCAAGGTGCTGCTGTCGTTCGGGATGTGGCTGCTGTTTGTCGTGCTGCTGTTTATTCGCAGGAGCAAGGGATTGCGCGGTCGCCGCGCGGTCTATCTCTCCAGCCTGGTCTTTCTGGTCATGCTCAGCGTCTGGGCGGCCAATCAGGTCAGCTCGTTCCACAGGTTTACGACCCCATGA